A stretch of the Capsicum annuum cultivar UCD-10X-F1 chromosome 10, UCD10Xv1.1, whole genome shotgun sequence genome encodes the following:
- the LOC107843481 gene encoding uncharacterized protein LOC107843481 gives MKIVRNVLWTANACLSRSSSHHPQVYRTFSALPNFAPDDKQNTNSFGSAEDFERRILGDSTGNKPSPNSFFRKLGKVEKAYDRSGLGSMFGSGNRSSILDGLGESFNTLSDGMDGKLKEAASYFEFDPNEVEKEDYAYRADMTFWPGNTYELKDIDLKKPGVRKPKRRVEFETTTEEVLRKADFRNVRFLANFITEAGILVKRSKTGISAKAQRKIAREIKTARAFGLMPFTTMGTKQFVFGRTMEDLDADYEYEMYDSNFVDTEAGRESPFKA, from the exons ATGAAGATTGTACGAAATGTATTATGGACTGCAAATGCTTGTCTATCTCGTTCTTCTTCTCATCATCCTCAAGTTTATCGGACCTTTTCCGCACTTCCAAATTTTG CCCCTGATGATAAGCAAAACACCAACTCATTTGGGTCCGCTGAAGACTTTGAAAGACGAATTTTGGGTGATAGTACGGGTAACAAGCCAAGTCCAAACTCCTTTTTTAGAAAGCTCGGTAAGGTTGAAAAGGCTTATGATAGATCTGGTCTGGGGTCCATGTTCGGTTCTGGAAACAGATCTAGTATCCTTGATGGTCTGGGTGAGAGTTTTAATACATTATCAGATGGGATGGATGGAAAGCTGAAGGAAGCAGCCAGCTATTTTGAGTttgatccaaatgaagtagagaAAGAAGATTATGCTTACAGAGCTGACATGACCTTTTGGCCTGGGAACACTTATGAACTCAAG GATATTGATCTTAAAAAACCAGGAGTTCGCAAGCCCAAAAGAAGGGTTGAATTCGAAACTACAACGGAGGAAGTTTTGCGCAAAGCTGATTTCAGG AATGTGAggttcctagctaatttcatcacCGAGGCTGGAATTCTCGTCAAGAGAAGCAAG ACTGGAATTAGTGCCAAGGCCCAAAGAAAGATAGCCAGGGAGATAAAAACTGCCAGAGCTTTTGGTCTGATGCCTTTTACAACTATGGGAACAAAGCAGTTTGTATTTGGCAGAACAATGGAGGACCTTGACGCAGATTATGAATATGAGATGTACGACTCCAATTTTGTTGATACAGAAGCTGGCCGGGAATCCCCTTTTAAGGCTTAA